From a single Nicotiana tomentosiformis chromosome 2, ASM39032v3, whole genome shotgun sequence genomic region:
- the LOC138905568 gene encoding uncharacterized protein, producing MYLSETTILWWHRKKADMEKGTCSIDTWKQFKEELKRQFYPQNVIHEARRQLRELRQTSSIREYVKDFTKLTLQIPNLTREDLLFHFLDGLQYWAKQELQRRQIDNIDEAIVIAESLSDFRTGASKGNNNRSQAAAAPKTDTNRGKGKFVSNRNNDNRGNRNHSSNYRKDYDEKRKRGAQKAAQRDVCYLCGDPSHAARNCPTLNKLGAIVLATSSRDKLLRLLIGNPRSEEHQLMVQDKGRTRS from the coding sequence ATGTACTTATCAGAAACCACCATACTTTGGTGGCACAGAAAGAAGGCAGATATGGAGAAAGGAACGTGCTCCATTGACACTTGGAAGCAGTTCAAAGAGGAGCTAAAACGGCAGTTTTATCCTCAAAACGTTATTCACGAGGCTCGCCGACAGTTGAGGGAGCTTAGGCAAACATCCTCCATCCGTGAGTACGTAAAGGATTTTACAAAACTCACCCTTCAGATCCCCAACTTGACCCGTGAGGATCTATTGTTCCATTTCTTGGATGGCTTACAGTATTGGGCCAAACAAGAATTACAAAGGCGACAGATCGACAACATCGATGAGGCTATTGTAATAGCCGAATCATTGTCAGATTTCCGGACAGGAGCGTCCAAGGGAAATAACAATCGGAGCCAAGCTGCTGCTGCTCCAAAGACGGACACCAACCGAGGCAAAGGCAAATTTGTTTCCAATCGGAACAACGATAACAGAGGCAACCGCAACCACTCTTCTAATTACCGCAAGGATTATGATGAGAAGAGGAAAAGAGGCGCACAGAAGGCTGCTCAGCGAGATGTTTGCTATCTTTGTGGTGACCCTTCTCATGCTGCTCGAAATTGCCCTACACTGAACAAATTAGGAGCAATTGTTTTAGCCACCAGCAGCAGGGACAAACTGCTGCGCCTACTGATAGGCAACCCGAGGAGCGAAGAGCACCAGCTGATGGTGCAGGACAAGGGAAGAACAAGGTCGTAG